One Carassius carassius chromosome 20, fCarCar2.1, whole genome shotgun sequence DNA segment encodes these proteins:
- the LOC132096176 gene encoding integrin beta-1-like isoform X3 codes for MDVRLLLISVLLGLSRAQIDGNECTKASAQSCGECIQAGEKCGWCTDENFLKQGEQKSTRCDEIEALIKKGCNESSIENPRGNVTVSKNQPLTDRTKDGAQLKPDQITQIQPQKLTLDLRSGEAQKFILTFKRAEDYPIDLYYLMDLSYSMKDDLENVKNLGTDLMSEMQKITSDFRIGFGSFVEKTVMPYISTTPAKLLNPCTSDQNCTSPFSYKNVLSLTSDGSQFNTLVSKQQISGNLDSPEGGFDAIMQVAVCANQIGWRNVTRLLVFSTDAGFHFAGDGKLGGIVLPNDGKCHLQDNMYTMSHYYDYPSIAHLVQKLSENNIQTIFAVTKEFQPVYQELKNLIPKSAVGTLSSDSGNVIKLIIDAYNSLSSEIILENSRLPEGVSISYISHCKQGQNGTGENGRKCSNISIGDQVTFEVAVTAKGCPSNGKSETLKIKPLGFTEEVEIILNFICECECHKEGIPNSPQCSDGNGTLECGACRCNEGRIGRVCECSKDEVRTEDLDANCRMDNGTDICSNNGDCVCGTCECKKRDNPEERYSGKFCECDNFNCDRSNNKLCGGHGRCECRKCICDANYTGSACDCSLDTSTCLASNKQICNGRGNCECGMCKCIDTKFQGPTCEICPTCPGVCTEHKDCVQCRAFGSGDKKDTCEKDCSYFNLIMVKKKDELPQPNDQPYINHCKERDANDCWFFFTYATRNDNTIEVHVAEELDPLI; via the exons AACTTTTTAAAGCAAGGCGAGCAGAAGTCCACAAGGTGTGATGAGATTGAAGCTCTGATTAAGAAGGGCTGTAATGAGTCCAGTATAGAAAATCCTCGGGGAAATGTTACCGTCAGCAAGAACCAACCTTTAACAGACCGCACAAAGGATGGAGCACAACTGAAGCCAGACCAGATCACCCAGATTCAACCACAGAAACTCACCCTAGACCTCCGATCAG GTGAAGCTCAGAAGTTCATTCTGACATTCAAGAGGGCTGAGGATTATCCCATAGATCTCTACTACCTGATGGACCTCAGCTACTCAATGAAAGATGATTTAGAGAACGTCAAAAACCTGGGAACCGACCTGATGTCTGAAATGCAAAAGATCACATCTGACTTCAGGATCG GCTTTGGCTCCTTTGTGGAAAAAACTGTCATGCCATACATCAGCACAACGCCAGCCAAGCTGCTAAATCCCTGCACATCAGACCAGAACTGCACAAGCCCGTTCAGCTATAAAAACGTGCTGAGTTTGACTTCCGATGGATCTCAGTTTAATACCCTTGTGAGCAAACAGCAGATCTCAGGAAACCTGGACTCACCAGAAGGAGGGTTCGACGCCATCATGCAAGTGGCTGTCTGTGcg AACCAAATTGGCTGGAGGAATGTGACCCGTCTGCTTGTGTTTTCCACGGATGCTGGATTCCACTTCGCTGGAGACGGAAAACTGGGCGGCATCGTGCTTCCTAATGACGGGAAATGCCATCTGCAGGATAACATGTACACTATGAGCCATTactat GACTATCCTTCGATCGCACATCTGGTTCAGAAATTAAGCGAAAACAACATTCAGACCATTTTTGCTGTAACTAAAGAGTTCCAGCCTGTTTACCAG GAGCTGAAAAACCTCATTCCAAAGTCAGCTGTGGGAACGCTGTCCTCTGACTCCGGAAATGTGATCAAACTCATTATTGATGCATATAAT TCTCTGTCTTCTGAGATCATTCTGGAGAACAGTAGGCTCCCCGAAGGTGTGTCCATCTCCTACATCTCCCACTGCAAGCAAGGACAGAACGGGACAGGAGAAAATGGGAGAAAGTGCTCCAACATCTCCATTGGGGATCAG GTGACGTTTGAGGTAGCGGTCACGGCTAAGGGCTGTCCATCTAATGGCAAATCAGAGACTTTAAAGATCAAGCCGCTGGGTTTCACTGAGGAGGTGGAGATCATCCTCAACTTCAtctgtgaatgtgagtgtcataAAGAAGGAATCCCAAACAGTCCGCAGTGTAGCGACGGCAATGGCACTCTGGAGTGTGGAGCATGCAG GTGCAATGAGGGACGTATTGGCAGGGTTTGTGAATGTAGTAAAGATGAGGTCAGAACAGAAGATCTGGATGCAAACTGCCGCATGGATAACGGCACAGACATCTGCAGCAACAATGGAGACTGCGTTTGTGGAACGTGTGAGTGCAAAAAAAGAGACAACCCAGAGGAGAGATACAGTGGAAAGTTCTGCGAGTGTGACAACTTCAACTGCGACCGCTCCAACAACAAGCTCTGCGGAG GTCACGGTCGTTGTGAATGCAGGAAGTGTATCTGTGACGCTAActacacaggaagtgcttgtgaCTGCTCATTGGACACCTCAACCTGTCTGGCCAGTAACAAACAGATCTGTAATGGTCGGGGCAACTGCGAGTGCGGCATGTGTAAATGTATTGACACAAAGTTTCAGGGTCCAACCTGTGAGATCTGCCCAACTTGTCCTGGAGTTTGCACTGAACACAA GGATTGCGTCCAGTGCCGAGCATTTGGTTCTGGTGATAAGAAAGACACATGTGAGAAAGATTGTAGCTACTTCAATCTTATAATGGTGAAGAAGAAGGACGAACTTCCTCAGCCCAACGACCAGCCCTACATCAATCACTGCAAAGAGCGGGATGCTAACGATTGTTGGTTCTTCTTCACCTACGCTACCAGGAATGACAACACCATTGAGGTCCATGTGGCAGAGGAACTTG
- the LOC132096176 gene encoding integrin beta-1-like isoform X2 has translation MDVRLLLISVLLGLSRAQIDGNECTKASAQSCGECIQAGEKCGWCTDENFLKQGEQKSTRCDEIEALIKKGCNESSIENPRGNVTVSKNQPLTDRTKDGAQLKPDQITQIQPQKLTLDLRSGEAQKFILTFKRAEDYPIDLYYLMDLSYSMKDDLENVKNLGTDLMSEMQKITSDFRIGFGSFVEKTVMPYISTTPAKLLNPCTSDQNCTSPFSYKNVLSLTSDGSQFNTLVSKQQISGNLDSPEGGFDAIMQVAVCANQIGWRNVTRLLVFSTDAGFHFAGDGKLGGIVLPNDGKCHLQDNMYTMSHYYDYPSIAHLVQKLSENNIQTIFAVTKEFQPVYQELKNLIPKSAVGTLSSDSGNVIKLIIDAYNSLSSEIILENSRLPEGVSISYISHCKQGQNGTGENGRKCSNISIGDQVTFEVAVTAKGCPSNGKSETLKIKPLGFTEEVEIILNFICECECHKEGIPNSPQCSDGNGTLECGACRCNEGRIGRVCECSKDEVRTEDLDANCRMDNGTDICSNNGDCVCGTCECKKRDNPEERYSGKFCECDNFNCDRSNNKLCGGHGRCECRKCICDANYTGSACDCSLDTSTCLASNKQICNGRGNCECGMCKCIDTKFQGPTCEICPTCPGVCTEHKDCVQCRAFGSGDKKDTCEKDCSYFNLIMVKKKDELPQPNDQPYINHCKERDANDCWFFFTYATRNDNTIEVHVAEELECPSGPDIIPIVAGVVAGIVLIGLALLLIWKLLMIIHDRREFAKFEKEKMNAKWDAGENPIYKSAVTTVVNPKYEGK, from the exons AACTTTTTAAAGCAAGGCGAGCAGAAGTCCACAAGGTGTGATGAGATTGAAGCTCTGATTAAGAAGGGCTGTAATGAGTCCAGTATAGAAAATCCTCGGGGAAATGTTACCGTCAGCAAGAACCAACCTTTAACAGACCGCACAAAGGATGGAGCACAACTGAAGCCAGACCAGATCACCCAGATTCAACCACAGAAACTCACCCTAGACCTCCGATCAG GTGAAGCTCAGAAGTTCATTCTGACATTCAAGAGGGCTGAGGATTATCCCATAGATCTCTACTACCTGATGGACCTCAGCTACTCAATGAAAGATGATTTAGAGAACGTCAAAAACCTGGGAACCGACCTGATGTCTGAAATGCAAAAGATCACATCTGACTTCAGGATCG GCTTTGGCTCCTTTGTGGAAAAAACTGTCATGCCATACATCAGCACAACGCCAGCCAAGCTGCTAAATCCCTGCACATCAGACCAGAACTGCACAAGCCCGTTCAGCTATAAAAACGTGCTGAGTTTGACTTCCGATGGATCTCAGTTTAATACCCTTGTGAGCAAACAGCAGATCTCAGGAAACCTGGACTCACCAGAAGGAGGGTTCGACGCCATCATGCAAGTGGCTGTCTGTGcg AACCAAATTGGCTGGAGGAATGTGACCCGTCTGCTTGTGTTTTCCACGGATGCTGGATTCCACTTCGCTGGAGACGGAAAACTGGGCGGCATCGTGCTTCCTAATGACGGGAAATGCCATCTGCAGGATAACATGTACACTATGAGCCATTactat GACTATCCTTCGATCGCACATCTGGTTCAGAAATTAAGCGAAAACAACATTCAGACCATTTTTGCTGTAACTAAAGAGTTCCAGCCTGTTTACCAG GAGCTGAAAAACCTCATTCCAAAGTCAGCTGTGGGAACGCTGTCCTCTGACTCCGGAAATGTGATCAAACTCATTATTGATGCATATAAT TCTCTGTCTTCTGAGATCATTCTGGAGAACAGTAGGCTCCCCGAAGGTGTGTCCATCTCCTACATCTCCCACTGCAAGCAAGGACAGAACGGGACAGGAGAAAATGGGAGAAAGTGCTCCAACATCTCCATTGGGGATCAG GTGACGTTTGAGGTAGCGGTCACGGCTAAGGGCTGTCCATCTAATGGCAAATCAGAGACTTTAAAGATCAAGCCGCTGGGTTTCACTGAGGAGGTGGAGATCATCCTCAACTTCAtctgtgaatgtgagtgtcataAAGAAGGAATCCCAAACAGTCCGCAGTGTAGCGACGGCAATGGCACTCTGGAGTGTGGAGCATGCAG GTGCAATGAGGGACGTATTGGCAGGGTTTGTGAATGTAGTAAAGATGAGGTCAGAACAGAAGATCTGGATGCAAACTGCCGCATGGATAACGGCACAGACATCTGCAGCAACAATGGAGACTGCGTTTGTGGAACGTGTGAGTGCAAAAAAAGAGACAACCCAGAGGAGAGATACAGTGGAAAGTTCTGCGAGTGTGACAACTTCAACTGCGACCGCTCCAACAACAAGCTCTGCGGAG GTCACGGTCGTTGTGAATGCAGGAAGTGTATCTGTGACGCTAActacacaggaagtgcttgtgaCTGCTCATTGGACACCTCAACCTGTCTGGCCAGTAACAAACAGATCTGTAATGGTCGGGGCAACTGCGAGTGCGGCATGTGTAAATGTATTGACACAAAGTTTCAGGGTCCAACCTGTGAGATCTGCCCAACTTGTCCTGGAGTTTGCACTGAACACAA GGATTGCGTCCAGTGCCGAGCATTTGGTTCTGGTGATAAGAAAGACACATGTGAGAAAGATTGTAGCTACTTCAATCTTATAATGGTGAAGAAGAAGGACGAACTTCCTCAGCCCAACGACCAGCCCTACATCAATCACTGCAAAGAGCGGGATGCTAACGATTGTTGGTTCTTCTTCACCTACGCTACCAGGAATGACAACACCATTGAGGTCCATGTGGCAGAGGAACTTG AGTGTCCCTCTGGCCCTGACATCATCCCCATTGTAGCTGGTGTAGTCGCAGGAATCGTTCTGATTGGTTTAGCACTTCTGCTCATCTGGAAGCTGCTCATGATTATTCATGACCGCAGAGAGTTCGCCAAGTTCGAGAAAGAGAAGATGAACGCCAAGTGGGATGCG GGTGAGAACCCCATTTACAAGAGTGCTGTGACGACGGTGGTCAACCCTAAATATGAGGGCAAGTAA
- the LOC132096176 gene encoding integrin beta-1-like isoform X1, giving the protein MDVRLLLISVLLGLSRAQIDGNECTKASAQSCGECIQAGEKCGWCTDENFLKQGEQKSTRCDEIEALIKKGCNESSIENPRGNVTVSKNQPLTDRTKDGAQLKPDQITQIQPQKLTLDLRSGEAQKFILTFKRAEDYPIDLYYLMDLSYSMKDDLENVKNLGTDLMSEMQKITSDFRIGFGSFVEKTVMPYISTTPAKLLNPCTSDQNCTSPFSYKNVLSLTSDGSQFNTLVSKQQISGNLDSPEGGFDAIMQVAVCANQIGWRNVTRLLVFSTDAGFHFAGDGKLGGIVLPNDGKCHLQDNMYTMSHYYDYPSIAHLVQKLSENNIQTIFAVTKEFQPVYQELKNLIPKSAVGTLSSDSGNVIKLIIDAYNSLSSEIILENSRLPEGVSISYISHCKQGQNGTGENGRKCSNISIGDQVTFEVAVTAKGCPSNGKSETLKIKPLGFTEEVEIILNFICECECHKEGIPNSPQCSDGNGTLECGACRCNEGRIGRVCECSKDEVRTEDLDANCRMDNGTDICSNNGDCVCGTCECKKRDNPEERYSGKFCECDNFNCDRSNNKLCGGHGRCECRKCICDANYTGSACDCSLDTSTCLASNKQICNGRGNCECGMCKCIDTKFQGPTCEICPTCPGVCTEHKDCVQCRAFGSGDKKDTCEKDCSYFNLIMVKKKDELPQPNDQPYINHCKERDANDCWFFFTYATRNDNTIEVHVAEELECPSGPDIIPIVAGVVAGIVLIGLALLLIWKLLMIIHDRREFAKFEKEKMNAKWDAQENPIYKSPINKFQNPSYGNKGVTL; this is encoded by the exons AACTTTTTAAAGCAAGGCGAGCAGAAGTCCACAAGGTGTGATGAGATTGAAGCTCTGATTAAGAAGGGCTGTAATGAGTCCAGTATAGAAAATCCTCGGGGAAATGTTACCGTCAGCAAGAACCAACCTTTAACAGACCGCACAAAGGATGGAGCACAACTGAAGCCAGACCAGATCACCCAGATTCAACCACAGAAACTCACCCTAGACCTCCGATCAG GTGAAGCTCAGAAGTTCATTCTGACATTCAAGAGGGCTGAGGATTATCCCATAGATCTCTACTACCTGATGGACCTCAGCTACTCAATGAAAGATGATTTAGAGAACGTCAAAAACCTGGGAACCGACCTGATGTCTGAAATGCAAAAGATCACATCTGACTTCAGGATCG GCTTTGGCTCCTTTGTGGAAAAAACTGTCATGCCATACATCAGCACAACGCCAGCCAAGCTGCTAAATCCCTGCACATCAGACCAGAACTGCACAAGCCCGTTCAGCTATAAAAACGTGCTGAGTTTGACTTCCGATGGATCTCAGTTTAATACCCTTGTGAGCAAACAGCAGATCTCAGGAAACCTGGACTCACCAGAAGGAGGGTTCGACGCCATCATGCAAGTGGCTGTCTGTGcg AACCAAATTGGCTGGAGGAATGTGACCCGTCTGCTTGTGTTTTCCACGGATGCTGGATTCCACTTCGCTGGAGACGGAAAACTGGGCGGCATCGTGCTTCCTAATGACGGGAAATGCCATCTGCAGGATAACATGTACACTATGAGCCATTactat GACTATCCTTCGATCGCACATCTGGTTCAGAAATTAAGCGAAAACAACATTCAGACCATTTTTGCTGTAACTAAAGAGTTCCAGCCTGTTTACCAG GAGCTGAAAAACCTCATTCCAAAGTCAGCTGTGGGAACGCTGTCCTCTGACTCCGGAAATGTGATCAAACTCATTATTGATGCATATAAT TCTCTGTCTTCTGAGATCATTCTGGAGAACAGTAGGCTCCCCGAAGGTGTGTCCATCTCCTACATCTCCCACTGCAAGCAAGGACAGAACGGGACAGGAGAAAATGGGAGAAAGTGCTCCAACATCTCCATTGGGGATCAG GTGACGTTTGAGGTAGCGGTCACGGCTAAGGGCTGTCCATCTAATGGCAAATCAGAGACTTTAAAGATCAAGCCGCTGGGTTTCACTGAGGAGGTGGAGATCATCCTCAACTTCAtctgtgaatgtgagtgtcataAAGAAGGAATCCCAAACAGTCCGCAGTGTAGCGACGGCAATGGCACTCTGGAGTGTGGAGCATGCAG GTGCAATGAGGGACGTATTGGCAGGGTTTGTGAATGTAGTAAAGATGAGGTCAGAACAGAAGATCTGGATGCAAACTGCCGCATGGATAACGGCACAGACATCTGCAGCAACAATGGAGACTGCGTTTGTGGAACGTGTGAGTGCAAAAAAAGAGACAACCCAGAGGAGAGATACAGTGGAAAGTTCTGCGAGTGTGACAACTTCAACTGCGACCGCTCCAACAACAAGCTCTGCGGAG GTCACGGTCGTTGTGAATGCAGGAAGTGTATCTGTGACGCTAActacacaggaagtgcttgtgaCTGCTCATTGGACACCTCAACCTGTCTGGCCAGTAACAAACAGATCTGTAATGGTCGGGGCAACTGCGAGTGCGGCATGTGTAAATGTATTGACACAAAGTTTCAGGGTCCAACCTGTGAGATCTGCCCAACTTGTCCTGGAGTTTGCACTGAACACAA GGATTGCGTCCAGTGCCGAGCATTTGGTTCTGGTGATAAGAAAGACACATGTGAGAAAGATTGTAGCTACTTCAATCTTATAATGGTGAAGAAGAAGGACGAACTTCCTCAGCCCAACGACCAGCCCTACATCAATCACTGCAAAGAGCGGGATGCTAACGATTGTTGGTTCTTCTTCACCTACGCTACCAGGAATGACAACACCATTGAGGTCCATGTGGCAGAGGAACTTG AGTGTCCCTCTGGCCCTGACATCATCCCCATTGTAGCTGGTGTAGTCGCAGGAATCGTTCTGATTGGTTTAGCACTTCTGCTCATCTGGAAGCTGCTCATGATTATTCATGACCGCAGAGAGTTCGCCAAGTTCGAGAAAGAGAAGATGAACGCCAAGTGGGATGCG CAAGAGAACCCAATATACAAGAGCCCCATTAATAAATTCCAGAATCCAAGTTATGGAAATAAAGGCGTCACACTCTGA